In Silene latifolia isolate original U9 population unplaced genomic scaffold, ASM4854445v1 scaffold_491, whole genome shotgun sequence, a genomic segment contains:
- the LOC141639637 gene encoding ERBB-3 BINDING PROTEIN 1-like isoform X2: protein MRLNLKRTKSMLLTYLQVREKESLECWMENKQISTKASRALEEKRARLGLVECVTHDLLHPYPVLHEKNGEFVAHIKFTVLLMPNRSDRMTSHPLQELQSTKTIEDPEIKA, encoded by the exons ATGAGGCTGAATTTGAAGAGAACGAAGTCTATGCTATTGACATACTTGCAAGTACGGGAGAAGGAAAG CCTAGAATGTTGGATGGAAAACAAACAAATATCTACAAAAGCGTCAAG GGCATTGGAAGAAAAGCGGGCACGACTTGGACTTGTGGAATGTGTTACCCACGACCTATTGCACCCTTACCCTGTCTTGCATGAGAAGAATG GTGAATTTGTTGCTCATATAAAGTTCACTGTTTTGCTCATGCCAAATAGGTCGGATCGTATGACGTCTCACCCTTTGCAAGAACTGCAATCAACAAAAACAATCGAGGATCCTGAAATCAAGGCATGA
- the LOC141639637 gene encoding ERBB-3 BINDING PROTEIN 1-like isoform X1: protein MRVDEAEFEENEVYAIDILASTGEGKPRMLDGKQTNIYKSVKVSLSDRALEEKRARLGLVECVTHDLLHPYPVLHEKNGEFVAHIKFTVLLMPNRSDRMTSHPLQELQSTKTIEDPEIKA, encoded by the exons ATGAGGGTTGATGAGGCTGAATTTGAAGAGAACGAAGTCTATGCTATTGACATACTTGCAAGTACGGGAGAAGGAAAG CCTAGAATGTTGGATGGAAAACAAACAAATATCTACAAAAGCGTCAAG GTTTCTCTATCTGACAGGGCATTGGAAGAAAAGCGGGCACGACTTGGACTTGTGGAATGTGTTACCCACGACCTATTGCACCCTTACCCTGTCTTGCATGAGAAGAATG GTGAATTTGTTGCTCATATAAAGTTCACTGTTTTGCTCATGCCAAATAGGTCGGATCGTATGACGTCTCACCCTTTGCAAGAACTGCAATCAACAAAAACAATCGAGGATCCTGAAATCAAGGCATGA
- the LOC141639637 gene encoding ERBB-3 BINDING PROTEIN 1-like isoform X3, which yields MRVDEAEFEENEVYAIDILASTGEGKPRMLDGKQTNIYKSVKVSLSDRALEEKRARLGLVECVTHDLLHPYPVLHEKNGRIV from the exons ATGAGGGTTGATGAGGCTGAATTTGAAGAGAACGAAGTCTATGCTATTGACATACTTGCAAGTACGGGAGAAGGAAAG CCTAGAATGTTGGATGGAAAACAAACAAATATCTACAAAAGCGTCAAG GTTTCTCTATCTGACAGGGCATTGGAAGAAAAGCGGGCACGACTTGGACTTGTGGAATGTGTTACCCACGACCTATTGCACCCTTACCCTGTCTTGCATGAGAAGAATG GTCGGATCGTATGA